The following proteins are co-located in the Cupriavidus pauculus genome:
- a CDS encoding asparaginase — protein sequence MPDSSHPRLPRIVVLATGGTIAGSSGSPASSAHYQAATVPVSQLVQAVPPLADVARVEAEQVAQVDSKDMMFGLWQQLAERVAHWSAQPDVAGIVITHGTDTLEETAMFLQLTQACPVSVVVTAAMRPSTSLSADGPLNLLDAVRVAASADALGQGVLVVLNQQIHAARDVTKAHTSAVDAFVSPMAGPVGFVQDAYVRFTRQPARPDAARLPVPTAWPMVEVVASYAQPGRVAVDALVAAGVEGLVVAAAGNGSVHETLAAALADAAAAGVAVVRSSRTGAGHVAIPARPAPDAGIFVSAGDLNAYKARVLLLLALAADPGLARDAARLQALFAAY from the coding sequence CCTCGCACCCACGTCTTCCGCGTATCGTCGTGCTCGCCACCGGCGGCACTATTGCCGGTTCGTCCGGCAGTCCCGCCAGCAGCGCCCATTACCAGGCCGCCACCGTGCCGGTGTCCCAACTGGTGCAGGCGGTGCCGCCGCTGGCCGACGTGGCGCGTGTGGAAGCGGAGCAGGTGGCGCAGGTCGATAGCAAGGACATGATGTTCGGCCTCTGGCAGCAACTGGCCGAGCGCGTGGCGCACTGGTCGGCGCAGCCTGACGTCGCGGGCATCGTCATCACGCATGGCACCGATACGCTTGAAGAAACGGCGATGTTTCTGCAGCTCACACAGGCGTGCCCCGTATCGGTGGTGGTCACGGCGGCAATGCGGCCGTCGACCTCGCTGTCCGCCGATGGCCCGCTGAACCTGCTCGACGCTGTGCGCGTGGCAGCCAGCGCCGACGCATTGGGGCAGGGCGTGCTGGTAGTGCTGAACCAGCAGATCCATGCCGCGCGGGACGTGACCAAGGCGCATACGTCGGCCGTGGACGCGTTTGTCTCGCCGATGGCCGGACCGGTCGGCTTTGTCCAAGACGCCTATGTCCGCTTCACGCGACAGCCGGCCCGGCCGGACGCGGCGCGCTTGCCGGTGCCGACGGCGTGGCCGATGGTCGAGGTCGTTGCCAGCTATGCCCAGCCCGGCCGGGTGGCGGTAGATGCGCTGGTGGCGGCGGGCGTGGAAGGGCTGGTCGTGGCGGCGGCCGGCAACGGGTCGGTCCACGAGACGCTGGCAGCGGCGCTGGCCGATGCCGCGGCTGCCGGCGTGGCCGTCGTGCGCAGCTCGCGGACCGGCGCGGGGCATGTGGCGATCCCGGCACGGCCGGCGCCCGACGCAGGCATCTTTGTCTCGGCCGGCGACCTCAATGCCTACAAGGCCAGGGTGCTGTTGCTGCTGGCCCTGGCCGCCGACCCCGGCCTGGCTCGCGACGCCGCACGCCTGCAGGCACTGTTTGCGGCGTATTGA
- the rpsF gene encoding 30S ribosomal protein S6 — MRHYEIVFIVHPDQSEQVPAMIERYKQLVTSQNGQVHRVEDWGRRQMAYMIQKLAKAHYVCLNIECGKDTLAELEHAFKFNDAVLRHLIVQTKKAETAPSPMMKEVQREEARKAAQTTTEGQPA; from the coding sequence ATGCGTCATTACGAAATCGTATTTATCGTCCATCCGGACCAGAGCGAACAAGTGCCGGCGATGATCGAGCGTTACAAGCAGCTCGTCACGTCGCAGAACGGCCAGGTTCACCGCGTGGAAGACTGGGGCCGCCGTCAGATGGCCTACATGATCCAGAAGCTGGCCAAGGCTCACTACGTTTGCCTGAACATCGAATGCGGCAAGGACACGCTGGCTGAACTCGAGCACGCGTTCAAGTTCAACGACGCCGTGCTGCGTCACCTGATCGTCCAGACCAAGAAGGCCGAGACGGCGCCGTCGCCGATGATGAAGGAAGTGCAGCGCGAAGAAGCCCGCAAGGCCGCGCAAACGACCACGGAAGGCCAGCCCGCCTGA
- the priB gene encoding primosomal replication protein N produces MNQLRLTATLAERDTLRYTPAGIPVVNCILQHAGEVMEAETPRQVEFAIVAMGIGPIGQRLERMPLGTLIDCEGFLARKHRNSKTLVFHITRCKAFEKD; encoded by the coding sequence GTGAACCAGCTCCGGCTGACCGCCACGCTGGCCGAGCGCGATACGTTGCGCTACACGCCGGCCGGCATCCCCGTCGTCAACTGCATCCTGCAGCATGCCGGCGAGGTGATGGAGGCGGAAACGCCCCGGCAGGTGGAATTCGCGATCGTGGCCATGGGCATTGGCCCCATTGGCCAGCGGCTCGAGCGCATGCCGCTCGGCACGCTGATCGATTGCGAGGGTTTCCTGGCCCGCAAGCACCGCAACAGCAAGACGCTGGTCTTTCACATCACTCGATGTAAAGCATTCGAAAAGGATTGA
- the rpsR gene encoding 30S ribosomal protein S18 has translation MAFVKRDNKNKKRFQQQNPLFKRKRFCRFTVAGVEQIDYKDLDTLKDFIGDNGKITPARLTGTKAHYQRQLDTAIKRARFLALLPYTDLHKN, from the coding sequence ATGGCATTCGTCAAACGTGACAACAAGAACAAGAAGCGCTTCCAGCAACAGAACCCGCTGTTCAAGCGCAAGCGCTTCTGCCGCTTCACCGTGGCTGGCGTCGAACAGATCGACTACAAGGATCTGGACACGCTGAAGGACTTCATCGGCGACAACGGCAAGATCACGCCGGCCCGCCTGACCGGTACCAAGGCTCACTATCAGCGTCAGCTCGATACGGCCATCAAGCGCGCCCGCTTCCTGGCGCTGCTGCCGTACACCGACCTGCACAAGAACTGA
- the rplI gene encoding 50S ribosomal protein L9 codes for MQVILLEKVINLGNLGDIVRVKDGYARNFLIPTKRARRATQTAIAEFEVKRAELEKAAAEKLAAAQAEGEKLNGLTVQITQKSGVDGRLFGSVTNADIAEALEGQGFKVEKSQVRLPNGPLKVVGDYAVGVSLHTDVLVDITVSVLGDHA; via the coding sequence ATGCAAGTCATTCTGCTGGAAAAAGTCATCAACCTGGGCAACCTGGGTGACATCGTTCGCGTGAAGGACGGTTACGCACGTAACTTCCTGATCCCGACCAAGCGCGCCCGCCGTGCGACGCAAACCGCCATCGCCGAGTTCGAGGTGAAGCGCGCCGAGCTGGAAAAGGCCGCTGCCGAGAAGCTGGCCGCCGCGCAAGCCGAAGGCGAGAAGCTGAACGGCCTGACCGTCCAGATCACCCAGAAGTCGGGTGTGGACGGCCGCCTGTTCGGTTCGGTGACCAACGCCGACATCGCCGAAGCCCTGGAAGGCCAAGGTTTCAAGGTGGAAAAGTCGCAAGTGCGTCTGCCGAACGGCCCGCTGAAGGTTGTTGGCGACTACGCCGTCGGCGTGTCGCTGCACACGGACGTGCTGGTCGACATCACCGTGTCGGTGCTGGGCGACCACGCCTGA